One Octopus sinensis linkage group LG20, ASM634580v1, whole genome shotgun sequence DNA window includes the following coding sequences:
- the LOC115222529 gene encoding sodium- and chloride-dependent glycine transporter 2 isoform X1: MPDLATFNMKQFGMFETMLSAFMDEYPEYLRGKKTLICAVACFVELLLGLPCITQGGIYVLQIMDWYCASFSLMLISLAECVVIAWIYGVDRFYKDIELMIGYQPCRWWKISWCFITPAVILFIWLFSVSTLGPVTYGDIQYPPWAIRFGWILGLVSLVPIPLVMIYSIYRAEGTFMERVKSLIKPAPNWGPVLPENRKLYLASL; this comes from the exons ATGCCAGATCTGGCTACTTTCaacatgaaacag TTTGGGATGTTTGAGACCATGTTGAGTGCCTTTATGGACGAATATCCCGAATATCTCCGAGGGAAGAAAACATTGATTTGTGCCGTTGCTTGTTTTGTGGAACTTCTGCTTGGACTCCCCTGCATCACTCAG ggTGGAATCTATGTATTACAAATCATGGACTGGTATTGTGCAAGTTTCTCTCTGATGTTGATCTCTCTGGCAGAGTGTGTTGTCATTGCatggatttatg GTGTTGATCGATTCTATAAGGATATTGAACTCATGATTGGTTACCAGCCGTGTCGATGGTGGAAGATATCTTGGTGCTTTATCACACCTGCAGTTATTTTG ttcatTTGGCTTTTCAGTGTTTCTACATTAGGACCAGTGACATACGGTGATATTCAATATCCACCATGGGCCATAAGATTTGGCTGGATTCTTGGATTAGTTTCTTTGGTTCCAATTCCTTTGGTGATGATATATTCCATTTACAGAGCTGAAGGAACATTTATGGAA AGAGTAAAATCGCTGATTAAGCCAGCTCCAAACTGGGGCCCAGTCCTACCAGAAAACCGCAAGCTTTATTTGGCTTCActctaa
- the LOC115222529 gene encoding sodium- and chloride-dependent glycine transporter 2 isoform X2, with protein sequence MFETMLSAFMDEYPEYLRGKKTLICAVACFVELLLGLPCITQGGIYVLQIMDWYCASFSLMLISLAECVVIAWIYGVDRFYKDIELMIGYQPCRWWKISWCFITPAVILFIWLFSVSTLGPVTYGDIQYPPWAIRFGWILGLVSLVPIPLVMIYSIYRAEGTFMERVKSLIKPAPNWGPVLPENRKLYLASL encoded by the exons ATGTTTGAGACCATGTTGAGTGCCTTTATGGACGAATATCCCGAATATCTCCGAGGGAAGAAAACATTGATTTGTGCCGTTGCTTGTTTTGTGGAACTTCTGCTTGGACTCCCCTGCATCACTCAG ggTGGAATCTATGTATTACAAATCATGGACTGGTATTGTGCAAGTTTCTCTCTGATGTTGATCTCTCTGGCAGAGTGTGTTGTCATTGCatggatttatg GTGTTGATCGATTCTATAAGGATATTGAACTCATGATTGGTTACCAGCCGTGTCGATGGTGGAAGATATCTTGGTGCTTTATCACACCTGCAGTTATTTTG ttcatTTGGCTTTTCAGTGTTTCTACATTAGGACCAGTGACATACGGTGATATTCAATATCCACCATGGGCCATAAGATTTGGCTGGATTCTTGGATTAGTTTCTTTGGTTCCAATTCCTTTGGTGATGATATATTCCATTTACAGAGCTGAAGGAACATTTATGGAA AGAGTAAAATCGCTGATTAAGCCAGCTCCAAACTGGGGCCCAGTCCTACCAGAAAACCGCAAGCTTTATTTGGCTTCActctaa